Proteins encoded by one window of Dialister pneumosintes:
- a CDS encoding S-layer homology domain-containing protein: MGISVYAANPFSDVSPDDWAYKAVSELSVQNIVKEYPDGTFKGEKNITRYEMAQIIAGMLAHEDQYNTEQKAVLDKLANEYADELGTLGVRVANLESKVGNIYWSGDAQFKWVQRYGETIAIVEGSIVENDYLGCMRINAHAQVNDRTYVEGLLRSNINFTYDFNPDDKSRVYMQKLYVHHDFNDKLSVNIGKYGQTFGQTGLLFDGEVKGIEAIAHFNDAANLTVGFGRADFRTNDDVVYARLDGQNSNGRFKYDLEYINNYPESYREFQVWGIGLTIGLTDKIDLFGDYYKNVESNAFYKRPDSFIAGIGFGHQNDEQVGSYRIAVSYVNVRLGATTYHYKHDVSPIEGLSSGGRHIKYWLLETDVTLDKNVRLHGEYAFDVKSNQPRFIFRNLASLSLNYVF; encoded by the coding sequence GTGGGTATATCTGTATATGCCGCTAATCCATTTTCCGATGTATCACCTGATGATTGGGCATACAAGGCGGTAAGTGAATTATCCGTTCAAAATATTGTTAAAGAATATCCGGATGGAACGTTTAAAGGTGAAAAAAATATTACTCGTTATGAAATGGCACAGATTATTGCCGGAATGTTGGCACATGAAGACCAATATAATACTGAGCAAAAAGCTGTTCTTGACAAATTAGCAAATGAATATGCTGATGAACTGGGAACTCTCGGTGTACGTGTAGCAAATCTTGAATCTAAAGTTGGTAATATTTATTGGTCTGGTGATGCACAGTTTAAGTGGGTACAGAGATATGGTGAAACTATAGCTATTGTAGAAGGATCTATTGTTGAAAATGATTATCTTGGGTGCATGAGAATTAATGCTCATGCACAAGTTAATGATCGCACTTATGTAGAAGGTCTACTTCGATCCAATATAAACTTCACATATGATTTTAATCCGGATGATAAAAGTAGAGTTTATATGCAGAAATTGTATGTACACCATGATTTTAATGATAAGTTAAGTGTGAATATTGGTAAATATGGGCAAACTTTTGGACAAACAGGTTTACTTTTCGATGGAGAAGTTAAGGGGATTGAAGCGATTGCACACTTTAATGATGCAGCTAATTTGACAGTGGGGTTCGGTCGTGCAGATTTCCGTACAAATGATGATGTTGTATATGCTCGTTTAGATGGGCAGAATTCCAATGGCCGATTCAAATATGATTTAGAATATATTAATAATTATCCTGAATCTTATAGAGAATTCCAGGTTTGGGGTATCGGATTAACTATTGGGTTGACAGATAAGATTGATTTATTTGGTGACTACTACAAGAACGTAGAAAGCAATGCTTTTTATAAAAGACCGGACTCTTTTATTGCCGGTATAGGATTCGGGCATCAAAATGATGAACAAGTAGGTTCTTATCGTATCGCCGTTTCCTATGTAAATGTTAGATTGGGAGCAACTACTTATCATTATAAGCATGATGTATCTCCTATCGAAGGTTTATCCAGCGGAGGTAGACATATTAAATATTGGTTATTAGAAACAGATGTAACACTTGATAAGAATGTAAGACTTCATGGTGAATATGCATTTGATGTCAAGTCAAATCAACCGAGATTCATTTTTAGAAATCTTGCATCTTTATCCTTAAACTATGTTTTTTAA
- a CDS encoding S-layer homology domain-containing protein, with product MKKILAIAAVAALTAGVSAYAANPFSDVSTSDWAYQAVSELSEQGIVEGYPDGTFKGERNITRYELAQIIARLMANEDQYNAEQRAMIDQLASEYADELDTLGVRVGNLESKVGNISWSGSASMNWKQKYGTNNSVIDMWKGKMKIKAHAQVNDNTYVEGVLRGNMNFHDDKNSDVYMQKLYVHHDIGNNLGVNLGKYSQFFGQTGMFFDDEIKGVEATYVFNQLPIHLTVGYGRVNEWKAVVGEKDVTYAQLAGSGFMGHVDYDIEYIKGHSTAHPINIWGAGMTIGVTDKIDVFGDYYKNTKDEKRPVAWTAGIGFGHQDNMHVGSFRIGASYVNAELGAVLGGYTYDVSPLSYLTKDIAGVNKVKYWTVETDVTIAKNVRLHGEYAFNVKLDQDGQNDKNLGAVSLNYVF from the coding sequence ATGAAAAAGATTCTTGCAATCGCTGCTGTAGCAGCTTTAACCGCAGGCGTATCCGCATACGCAGCAAATCCATTCTCTGATGTATCCACAAGTGACTGGGCATATCAGGCAGTAAGTGAATTGTCCGAACAGGGAATCGTAGAAGGTTATCCGGACGGAACATTCAAGGGAGAAAGAAACATTACCCGTTATGAATTGGCACAGATCATTGCTAGACTCATGGCAAATGAAGATCAGTACAATGCAGAACAGAGAGCTATGATTGATCAGCTCGCAAGCGAATATGCTGATGAACTCGACACTCTCGGTGTACGTGTAGGCAACCTCGAATCCAAGGTAGGCAACATTTCCTGGTCCGGTAGTGCATCAATGAATTGGAAACAGAAGTATGGGACAAATAATAGTGTTATTGATATGTGGAAGGGCAAGATGAAGATTAAAGCTCATGCACAGGTTAATGACAATACCTATGTGGAAGGTGTACTTCGTGGAAATATGAATTTCCATGATGACAAGAACAGTGATGTTTATATGCAGAAACTTTATGTACACCATGATATCGGTAACAACCTTGGTGTAAATCTTGGTAAGTATTCTCAGTTCTTCGGACAGACCGGTATGTTCTTTGATGATGAAATCAAAGGTGTTGAAGCGACCTATGTATTCAATCAACTTCCAATCCATTTGACTGTAGGTTATGGACGTGTAAATGAATGGAAAGCCGTTGTAGGAGAAAAAGATGTAACTTATGCACAGTTAGCCGGCAGCGGATTTATGGGTCATGTTGACTATGATATTGAATATATCAAAGGACACAGTACTGCTCATCCTATCAATATCTGGGGTGCAGGTATGACTATCGGTGTAACTGATAAGATTGATGTATTTGGTGATTACTATAAGAATACTAAGGATGAAAAACGTCCGGTAGCATGGACTGCAGGTATCGGTTTTGGACATCAGGATAACATGCATGTAGGGTCTTTCCGTATTGGTGCTTCTTATGTCAATGCTGAACTTGGTGCAGTACTTGGTGGGTATACTTATGATGTATCCCCATTGTCTTACCTTACTAAGGATATAGCCGGTGTAAATAAAGTTAAGTATTGGACAGTAGAAACGGATGTAACTATTGCTAAGAATGTAAGACTTCATGGTGAATATGCATTTAATGTAAAACTCGATCAAGATGGACAGAACGACAAGAATCTCGGAGCTGTATCTTTGAATTATGTATTCTAA
- a CDS encoding S-layer homology domain-containing protein, producing the protein MKKILAIAAVAALTAGVSAYAANPFSDVSTSDWAYQAVSELSDQGIVEGYPDGTFKGERNITRYELAQIIARLMANEDQYNAEQRAMIDQLASEYADELNNLGVRVGNLESKVGNISWSGDAYMKWVQSYNLKGLQLAPGTRAKVKTTDSYEGRLRINAHAQVNDSTYVEGLLRGDMNFKDKDDSDVTMQRLYVHHDFGDNVSVNIGKYAQFFGQTGMFFDDEIKGAEAIIHFNDVADLTVGYGRVNGYTDEFLGDIDPNVGEFWKAAGDVDFTYARLAGNAFMNRVAYDVEYIKGHGEAKDALNIWGAGLTVGVTDKIDVFGDYYKNTKDVMQFGKKPVAWTAGIGFGQQDMARPGSFRVSAAYVDAKFGAVTPSYTYDVSPIYGVVAGVPQVKYWSATADVTVAKNVSLHGEYAFNVKAFDVNGNRFDADIDDLATVSLNYVF; encoded by the coding sequence ATGAAAAAGATTCTTGCAATCGCTGCTGTAGCAGCTTTGACCGCAGGCGTATCCGCATACGCAGCAAATCCATTCTCTGATGTATCCACAAGCGATTGGGCATATCAGGCAGTAAGTGAATTATCTGACCAGGGAATCGTAGAAGGTTATCCGGACGGAACATTCAAGGGAGAAAGAAATATTACCCGTTATGAATTGGCACAGATCATTGCTAGACTTATGGCAAATGAAGATCAGTACAATGCAGAACAGAGAGCTATGATTGATCAGCTCGCAAGTGAATATGCTGATGAACTTAACAACCTCGGTGTACGTGTAGGCAACCTCGAATCCAAGGTAGGCAACATTTCCTGGTCCGGCGATGCATACATGAAATGGGTTCAGAGCTATAATTTAAAAGGTTTACAGCTTGCACCGGGAACACGTGCTAAGGTAAAAACTACTGATAGTTATGAAGGTCGTCTCAGAATTAATGCGCATGCACAGGTTAATGACAGCACTTATGTAGAAGGATTGCTTCGTGGCGATATGAATTTCAAGGACAAGGATGACAGCGATGTTACCATGCAGAGACTTTATGTACACCATGACTTTGGTGACAACGTAAGTGTAAATATTGGTAAGTATGCACAGTTCTTCGGTCAGACCGGTATGTTCTTTGATGATGAAATTAAGGGTGCAGAAGCCATTATTCATTTCAATGACGTAGCTGATTTGACAGTAGGTTATGGTCGTGTTAACGGTTATACAGACGAGTTTTTAGGGGATATTGACCCAAATGTAGGAGAATTCTGGAAAGCTGCAGGAGATGTAGATTTCACTTATGCTCGTTTAGCAGGGAATGCATTTATGAACCGTGTTGCTTATGATGTGGAATATATCAAAGGACATGGCGAAGCTAAAGATGCTTTAAATATTTGGGGGGCAGGCTTAACTGTCGGTGTAACCGATAAGATTGATGTATTCGGAGATTACTACAAGAATACTAAGGATGTTATGCAATTTGGAAAGAAACCGGTAGCATGGACGGCAGGTATCGGTTTCGGTCAGCAGGATATGGCTAGACCGGGTTCTTTCCGTGTATCCGCTGCTTATGTAGATGCTAAATTTGGTGCGGTAACACCATCCTACACCTATGATGTATCTCCAATTTATGGCGTTGTTGCCGGTGTACCTCAGGTTAAGTATTGGAGTGCGACTGCCGATGTAACCGTAGCTAAGAACGTATCTTTACATGGCGAATATGCATTCAATGTGAAGGCTTTTGATGTAAATGGAAATCGTTTTGATGCTGATATAGATGATTTGGCAACAGTATCTTTAAACTATGTATTCTAA